One Spiroplasma sp. NBRC 100390 DNA window includes the following coding sequences:
- the pyrE gene encoding orotate phosphoribosyltransferase yields the protein MKKIITELVNIKAINVDTIKLYTWASGIKSPVYIDNRLIMGYPQLRWAIIQEFAHIVHSKLAGIKIENIFGTATAGIPHAALLGHLLQLPFGYVRGSKKEHGKQNQIEGVYQSGQRVIVIEDLISTGGSAIEVVKTLQQAGLEVVAVIAIFNYQLKKAITAFNELQIPLYTLTTFDALVANIDILTSDQQIMLKQFHEQLNQ from the coding sequence ATGAAAAAAATTATTACTGAATTAGTCAATATTAAAGCAATTAATGTTGATACAATTAAATTATATACATGAGCATCAGGCATTAAATCACCAGTTTATATTGATAATCGTTTAATTATGGGATATCCACAATTACGGTGAGCAATTATTCAAGAATTTGCCCATATTGTTCACTCCAAATTAGCAGGAATTAAAATTGAAAATATTTTTGGGACAGCAACGGCCGGGATTCCGCATGCTGCATTATTAGGGCATTTATTACAATTACCATTTGGATATGTTCGAGGTAGTAAAAAAGAGCATGGTAAACAAAATCAAATTGAGGGAGTTTATCAATCAGGACAACGCGTGATTGTGATTGAAGATTTAATTTCTACCGGTGGCTCTGCGATTGAAGTTGTCAAGACGTTACAACAAGCGGGATTGGAAGTTGTAGCTGTTATAGCAATTTTTAATTATCAATTAAAAAAAGCTATAACAGCTTTTAACGAATTACAAATTCCATTATATACTTTAACCACTTTTGATGCTTTAGTAGCTAATATTGATATTTTAACAAGTGACCAACAAATAATGTTAAAACAGTTTCATGAACAATTAAATCAATAA
- the pyrF gene encoding orotidine-5'-phosphate decarboxylase: MNKVFIACDFNSREQLEGFLAKFPQQQLALKVGMELIYAVGFEIISDLKEQGHTIFLDLKLNDIPVTVEKALNALKQYQVDFVTIHLTSGQKTLELAYNIVQDTNIKLLGVTVLTSLDNMDIQEMFLSSTLTTNKLVKNLARMAVDNHFYGVICAPSEVTLIKQYFPNLKTVTPGIQLTLNQTDQKRIATPLAAKRLGVDYLVVGRAITMASDPFAVYQEILAIFTEGAEG, from the coding sequence ATGAATAAGGTTTTTATTGCATGTGATTTTAATTCACGGGAACAATTAGAAGGTTTTTTAGCAAAATTTCCACAGCAACAATTAGCACTGAAGGTCGGAATGGAATTAATTTATGCGGTTGGTTTTGAAATTATTTCTGATTTAAAAGAACAAGGGCATACGATTTTTTTAGATTTAAAATTGAATGATATTCCTGTGACAGTTGAAAAGGCGTTAAACGCTTTAAAACAATACCAAGTTGATTTTGTGACAATTCATTTAACAAGTGGGCAAAAAACCTTGGAATTAGCGTATAACATTGTACAAGATACGAATATTAAATTATTGGGAGTAACAGTTTTAACTAGTTTAGATAACATGGATATACAAGAAATGTTTTTATCTTCAACATTGACAACAAACAAGTTGGTTAAAAATTTAGCTAGAATGGCTGTTGATAATCATTTTTATGGTGTTATTTGTGCTCCATCAGAAGTAACCTTGATTAAACAATACTTTCCGAATTTAAAAACAGTAACTCCTGGTATTCAATTAACATTAAATCAAACTGATCAAAAACGGATTGCAACACCATTAGCAGCAAAGAGATTAGGGGTAGATTATTTAGTAGTTGGTCGTGCAATTACAATGGCCTCTGACCCATTTGCGGTTTATCAAGAAATTTTAGCAATTTTTACAGAAGGAGCAGAAGGATAA
- a CDS encoding dihydroorotate dehydrogenase, which translates to MLKTEFLGYTLNAPLTTASGTFGYGECYQDFFAVNELGMLTTKGITLEPRSGNASPRLAEVTGGIINSIGLENPGLKEFQAKIVPTFQAFQIPIVVNLNGKTIEEYETLAKAINNISTITFVELNISCPNVKEGGILFGTDPVITREIVKRVRRVLTKKKLIVKLSPSVTDIKQFALICQEEHADAISLINTIPAMQIDLKTKKPTLGNIIGGLSGPCIKPIAVRMVYEVASVVNIPIIGMGGVSSTNDVLEFLMAGARVVAVGTSLFTNPNLVREIKSGLLEYCQQHQLNNISEIVGIAHQKEGKNE; encoded by the coding sequence ATGTTAAAAACAGAGTTTTTAGGATATACCTTAAATGCCCCGTTAACAACTGCCAGTGGAACCTTTGGTTATGGTGAATGTTATCAAGATTTCTTTGCTGTTAATGAATTAGGAATGTTAACAACAAAGGGGATTACCTTAGAACCACGATCAGGGAATGCGTCGCCACGGTTGGCAGAAGTGACGGGGGGAATTATTAATTCCATTGGTTTAGAAAATCCGGGGTTAAAGGAATTTCAGGCAAAAATTGTCCCAACTTTTCAAGCTTTTCAAATTCCAATTGTTGTTAATTTAAATGGAAAAACAATTGAAGAATATGAAACTTTGGCAAAAGCAATTAACAATATTTCTACCATTACTTTTGTTGAATTAAATATTTCTTGTCCAAATGTAAAAGAAGGGGGAATTTTATTTGGAACCGATCCAGTTATTACGCGAGAAATTGTCAAGCGGGTACGACGTGTCTTAACAAAAAAGAAATTGATTGTTAAATTATCACCATCGGTGACTGATATTAAGCAGTTTGCTCTGATTTGTCAAGAAGAACATGCTGATGCAATTAGCTTAATTAATACAATTCCAGCAATGCAAATTGATCTTAAAACCAAAAAACCGACCTTAGGGAATATTATTGGTGGATTAAGTGGTCCTTGTATTAAACCAATTGCTGTTCGGATGGTTTATGAAGTTGCTAGTGTTGTTAATATTCCAATTATTGGGATGGGTGGTGTTAGTTCAACAAATGATGTCTTAGAATTTTTAATGGCTGGAGCTAGGGTGGTTGCGGTTGGAACTAGTTTGTTTACAAATCCTAATTTAGTAAGAGAGATTAAGTCGGGATTATTAGAATATTGTCAGCAACATCAACTAAATAATATTAGTGAAATTGTTGGAATTGCTCATCAAAAGGAGGGAAAAAATGAATAA
- a CDS encoding iron-sulfur cluster-binding protein produces MGKQIIETTTLLANEQLGPDLWLATFKAPQLSRIAQPGQFMLIEPSQQFFLKRPFSFFDINVKAETIAVYYQCKGLGTWYMANKWTVGQTVQIQGPHGQGFQIPEQSNNLLIIAGGIGIAPMKALIDDLIKKGIKYTAIFGGRTKNALNVLSLFQDNISFLLNTDDGSIGCQQNIVIALEQYLQEHQPEMIVACGPDVVLTKINQIAKQKQIATQISYESHMACGVGACMGCSKTIDGINKKICTDGPIIIVEYEKQEGEK; encoded by the coding sequence ATGGGAAAACAAATAATTGAAACAACAACATTATTAGCCAATGAGCAGTTGGGACCTGATTTATGACTAGCAACTTTTAAAGCTCCACAACTTAGTAGAATTGCTCAGCCAGGCCAATTTATGTTAATCGAACCATCACAGCAGTTCTTTTTAAAGCGACCATTTAGTTTCTTTGATATTAATGTTAAAGCAGAAACCATTGCTGTTTATTATCAATGCAAGGGGTTGGGAACCTGGTATATGGCAAATAAATGAACGGTTGGTCAAACAGTTCAAATTCAGGGTCCCCATGGACAGGGGTTTCAAATTCCAGAGCAAAGCAATAATTTGTTAATTATTGCGGGAGGAATTGGTATTGCGCCAATGAAAGCGTTAATTGATGATTTGATTAAAAAAGGTATTAAGTATACAGCAATTTTTGGGGGACGAACTAAAAATGCCTTAAATGTTTTATCTTTATTTCAAGATAATATTTCCTTTTTATTAAACACAGATGATGGGTCAATTGGATGCCAGCAAAACATTGTTATAGCATTAGAACAGTATTTACAAGAACACCAACCAGAAATGATTGTTGCGTGTGGGCCAGATGTTGTTTTAACAAAAATTAATCAAATTGCAAAACAAAAGCAAATTGCAACACAAATCTCTTATGAAAGTCATATGGCTTGTGGTGTTGGAGCTTGTATGGGTTGTTCAAAAACAATTGATGGGATTAATAAGAAAATTTGCACGGATGGGCCAATTATTATTGTTGAATATGAGAAGCAAGAAGGAGAAAAATAA
- a CDS encoding dihydroorotase → MIYTFTNAKVYLSTGFQQTNITIQDNAIIQIGSAVLGTEIKLSSTCIIVPSFIDLHAHFREPGQTEKEDLVSGALSGLYGGYQTVCVMANTSPVIDHPTVLAPLLMKAKKLPINIQFFSAITNNLAGQKAVDFASFGEDVIGFSDDGIYLTNQDLLLTALKYGQTNNKLVSLHVDNRQELSPSTIVLNQTVAARFNLTGVDENYETGPLRRDLAIVNQLQLRYHLCHLSTAKSVALVRKSKAINPFLTCEVTPHHLTLSTDDILINDGNYLMNPPLNLKSDQLSLIAALNDGTIDVIATDHAPHQAKEKELFVTSAMGIIGLQLTFPLLYTKLVQPQKVPLATIINALTVNPQKLIQHHDVQLKVNNQANFTVIDLALTQTVTSKLLKSKATNTPFLGTALTGWPIMNIHNGIIHHLNEEGA, encoded by the coding sequence ATGATTTATACTTTTACTAATGCTAAGGTTTATTTATCAACTGGTTTTCAACAAACAAATATTACCATCCAAGATAATGCCATTATTCAAATTGGATCAGCAGTGCTAGGAACAGAAATTAAATTATCATCAACTTGTATTATTGTGCCAAGTTTTATTGATTTACATGCACATTTTCGTGAGCCTGGTCAAACAGAGAAGGAAGATTTAGTAAGTGGTGCCTTAAGCGGGTTATATGGTGGTTATCAAACAGTTTGTGTAATGGCCAATACAAGTCCTGTTATTGATCATCCAACCGTTTTAGCGCCATTATTAATGAAAGCAAAAAAATTACCAATTAATATCCAATTCTTTAGCGCTATTACTAATAATTTAGCGGGGCAGAAAGCAGTTGATTTTGCTAGTTTCGGTGAAGATGTTATTGGTTTTAGTGATGATGGTATTTATCTGACTAATCAAGATTTACTACTAACAGCTTTAAAATATGGACAAACTAATAATAAATTAGTTTCGTTACATGTTGATAACCGCCAGGAATTATCGCCATCAACAATTGTTTTAAATCAAACGGTTGCGGCAAGATTTAATTTAACTGGAGTTGATGAAAATTATGAGACCGGACCATTAAGGCGTGATTTAGCAATTGTCAATCAGTTGCAGTTACGATATCATTTATGTCATCTTTCAACGGCTAAAAGTGTCGCTTTAGTTCGCAAGAGTAAAGCAATTAATCCATTTTTAACTTGTGAAGTAACACCACATCATTTAACATTATCAACAGATGATATCTTAATAAATGATGGTAATTATCTTATGAATCCACCTTTAAATCTAAAAAGTGATCAATTAAGTTTAATTGCCGCTTTAAATGATGGCACAATTGATGTGATTGCAACAGACCATGCTCCGCACCAAGCAAAAGAAAAAGAATTGTTTGTAACTAGTGCAATGGGGATTATTGGTTTACAATTAACTTTTCCGTTGTTATACACAAAATTAGTTCAACCGCAAAAAGTACCATTAGCAACAATTATTAATGCTTTAACAGTTAATCCCCAAAAGTTAATTCAACATCATGATGTCCAATTAAAGGTTAATAATCAAGCTAACTTTACAGTAATTGATTTGGCATTAACCCAAACGGTGACTAGTAAATTATTAAAATCAAAAGCAACAAATACGCCTTTTTTGGGGACGGCCTTAACCGGTTGACCAATTATGAATATTCATAATGGGATAATTCATCATTTAAATGAGGAAGGAGCATAA
- a CDS encoding aspartate carbamoyltransferase catalytic subunit: MKSKSLFNLDDWNEQEVNAVLMEALQFKNNIKKVDYQQRKIVANLFFEPSTRTHYSFDVAAHKLGCKTLNFNEQFSATKKGETLYDTIRTFEALGVDALVIRHPENNYYDALIDKIKIPILNAGDGSGNHPTQSLLDLLTIKEQFGNFAGLNIIIVGDIKYSRVAKTNIQIMQKLGMNVYTTGINELQMPGVVSVDFKENLPKMDVVMLLRYQFERFANNEQYHLDYLHNYKLTPVLVTTMKPTAIIMHPAPFNRGIEIDDDVVECKQAKIFDQMANGVFVRMALLNNILSAN, encoded by the coding sequence ATGAAAAGTAAAAGTCTTTTTAATTTAGATGATTGAAATGAGCAAGAAGTTAATGCTGTTTTAATGGAAGCTTTGCAATTTAAAAATAATATTAAAAAAGTAGATTATCAGCAAAGAAAAATTGTGGCAAACTTATTTTTTGAACCTTCAACGCGAACACATTATTCGTTTGATGTTGCTGCTCATAAATTAGGGTGCAAAACCTTAAATTTTAATGAGCAATTTAGTGCTACAAAAAAAGGTGAAACATTATATGATACCATCAGAACTTTTGAAGCATTAGGGGTTGATGCATTAGTAATCCGCCACCCAGAAAATAATTATTATGATGCTTTAATTGATAAAATTAAGATTCCAATTTTAAATGCCGGGGATGGTTCGGGAAATCATCCAACACAAAGCTTATTAGATTTGTTAACAATTAAAGAACAATTTGGTAATTTTGCTGGGTTAAATATTATTATTGTTGGTGATATTAAGTATTCTCGTGTTGCAAAAACTAATATTCAGATTATGCAAAAGTTAGGAATGAATGTTTATACGACAGGAATTAATGAATTGCAAATGCCGGGGGTTGTTAGTGTTGATTTTAAAGAGAATTTACCAAAAATGGATGTTGTAATGTTATTGCGTTATCAATTTGAACGTTTTGCTAATAATGAACAATACCATTTAGATTATTTACATAATTATAAATTAACGCCAGTTTTAGTTACAACAATGAAACCAACTGCAATTATTATGCATCCAGCGCCATTTAACCGTGGGATTGAAATTGATGATGATGTTGTTGAATGTAAACAGGCAAAAATATTTGATCAGATGGCAAATGGAGTTTTTGTGCGAATGGCCTTGTTGAATAATATTTTAAGTGCGAACTAA
- a CDS encoding PTS transporter subunit EIIC: MTSDPMWGDFTLLNKTTEPEYSAFNLNFKALTLVTLIYKFFTYPFMKAASNPNVGLGFALIYIFFASIFWFFGLHGTNIMNGIFGPIWLYATVQNSIAFKAGQDLPFIFSLGFFDAFIFLGGWGMSLGLILMTLIMGRDKQTRIISKNLIAPGIFNIDEPVTFAYPLFLNPVMAIPAIIGSCLLVVWTWFWMQIGVVPGAALLIPWMAPVGIGGFLTTGSWKGIILALSNLILMAVLYIPFILIANKIAKNKGTAVPLNYLGRIQFFFTGRNYAEPKTKELRLRQRVELKNSSNLQERRGLKVYYRNEWKTLHNELVTKYRQARNDKKRARQIKKKSQKTKKT; this comes from the coding sequence ATGACTTCTGATCCAATGTGAGGCGATTTTACTCTGTTGAATAAAACAACTGAACCAGAGTATAGTGCCTTTAATTTAAATTTTAAAGCATTAACACTAGTTACTTTAATTTATAAATTTTTCACATATCCTTTTATGAAAGCTGCTTCTAATCCCAATGTTGGGTTAGGATTTGCCTTAATTTATATTTTCTTTGCTTCAATTTTTTGGTTTTTTGGTTTACATGGAACAAACATTATGAATGGAATTTTTGGACCAATTTGATTATATGCAACCGTTCAAAATTCAATTGCCTTTAAAGCCGGTCAAGACCTTCCATTTATTTTTTCGCTAGGATTTTTTGATGCCTTCATCTTTTTAGGGGGATGAGGAATGTCCTTGGGGTTAATACTTATGACTTTAATTATGGGGCGTGATAAACAGACCCGAATTATTTCAAAAAATTTAATTGCTCCAGGAATTTTTAATATTGATGAACCAGTAACTTTTGCATATCCGTTATTTTTAAACCCTGTGATGGCAATTCCCGCCATTATTGGGTCATGTTTACTAGTAGTTTGAACATGGTTTTGAATGCAAATTGGTGTTGTGCCAGGAGCAGCATTATTAATTCCTTGAATGGCGCCGGTGGGAATTGGTGGTTTTCTGACAACGGGAAGTTGGAAGGGAATTATTTTAGCTCTCTCAAATTTAATTTTAATGGCTGTGCTTTACATTCCCTTTATTTTAATTGCTAATAAAATTGCAAAAAATAAGGGGACCGCTGTTCCGCTTAATTATTTGGGTCGGATTCAGTTCTTTTTTACTGGTCGGAATTATGCGGAACCAAAGACAAAAGAACTGCGTCTTCGTCAACGTGTTGAATTGAAAAATAGCTCAAATTTACAAGAGCGTCGCGGTTTAAAAGTTTACTATCGCAATGAATGAAAAACTTTACATAATGAATTAGTGACAAAGTATCGTCAAGCACGAAATGATAAAAAGAGGGCAAGACAAATAAAAAAGAAGAGTCAAAAAACAAAAAAAACATAA
- a CDS encoding PTS transporter subunit EIIC yields MEESVTTKPNKFTTWLNNKFIPTVGKIGNQTHLSIIRDSFALITPLLIAGALAVFINQIILGESVISLSYWIAYWSKMYVGFEGDSIVFLPNAVKALDALKSVNGVIWNASLMVMTLYIVFLIGYLLGKRRGQDPAIMAGIVSFATFIVAGAGIAGWEFTHKFMGAEGLFSGIIIAFLSAELFILLQRNNRLAIRMPKNVPPAVGHAFAKLLPIIITTFLFGIVSQLLVFSSIEFTVVDQFNQQFTKQDNFAGIYRNTAGDMFQLLNGTLQPLTAVQSTLVKKLNI; encoded by the coding sequence ATGGAAGAATCAGTGACGACAAAACCGAATAAATTTACAACGTGATTAAATAATAAATTTATTCCAACTGTTGGAAAAATTGGAAATCAAACACACTTATCAATTATTCGGGATAGTTTTGCTTTAATTACTCCGTTATTAATTGCGGGAGCTTTGGCCGTATTTATTAATCAAATTATCTTAGGTGAAAGTGTTATTTCATTATCATATTGAATTGCTTATTGAAGTAAAATGTATGTCGGTTTTGAAGGTGATAGCATTGTTTTCTTACCTAATGCGGTAAAAGCTCTTGATGCTTTAAAATCGGTTAATGGGGTAATTTGAAATGCTTCATTAATGGTTATGACCTTGTATATTGTTTTTCTAATTGGTTATTTGTTAGGAAAACGTCGTGGTCAAGATCCGGCAATAATGGCTGGAATTGTCTCGTTTGCAACTTTTATTGTGGCGGGAGCCGGGATTGCTGGTTGAGAATTTACTCATAAATTTATGGGGGCAGAAGGATTGTTTTCTGGAATTATTATTGCTTTTTTGAGTGCGGAATTATTTATTTTGTTACAACGTAATAATCGCTTAGCAATTAGAATGCCAAAAAATGTTCCCCCAGCGGTTGGTCATGCTTTTGCAAAATTATTGCCAATAATTATTACGACTTTTTTGTTTGGAATTGTGTCGCAGTTATTAGTTTTTTCATCAATTGAATTTACTGTGGTTGACCAATTTAATCAACAATTTACTAAACAAGATAATTTTGCGGGAATTTATCGCAATACTGCGGGTGATATGTTTCAATTATTGAATGGAACTTTACAACCATTAACTGCGGTTCAAAGTACATTAGTTAAAAAATTGAATATTTAA
- a CDS encoding PTS sugar transporter subunit IIB — protein MDVKPVIMLACSAGMSTSILVSRMEEAAKKLNCDVTVLAIPTIEAIHRWQEASIILLGPQVRYELDRFKKTIKDQIPVFIIDQMDYGMGDGEKVLSFALQKLNL, from the coding sequence ATGGATGTAAAACCAGTTATTATGTTGGCTTGTTCTGCCGGGATGAGTACATCAATTTTGGTGTCACGAATGGAAGAAGCTGCAAAAAAGTTAAATTGTGATGTAACTGTTTTAGCAATTCCAACAATTGAAGCAATTCATCGTTGACAAGAAGCCAGCATCATATTGTTAGGACCGCAAGTTCGTTATGAATTAGATCGTTTTAAAAAAACAATTAAAGATCAAATTCCAGTTTTTATAATTGACCAAATGGATTATGGCATGGGTGATGGTGAAAAAGTTTTATCCTTTGCATTACAAAAATTAAATTTATAA
- the thrS gene encoding threonine--tRNA ligase codes for MIKITLPDGQVRELSAPQTIQAVATSIAPSLGKTALGGVFANKVCSLDYLMTTDGTLEIITDKSPLALSIINYTASLITAKAITNLYPTAQIAQIAYQDDTFFVDIDVEPHLKETDISAVEAEMTKLINGNIPINPVYGSTAEAKKWYQNNEYLLATMAEQPVDNQSAYFVAEQLYLPNNYPVISAKNIKVFKLWTLAGAYWQDDAKNKMLQRITGGAHFSRELFEQLMLTYQERKERDHRKIGKDLEIFTFDQLVGPGLPIWLPNGMALKKVLQEYIRDKEWEYDFIEVDTPVIGTSEMYKISGHWDHYQENMFAPMAQDNEISVLRPMACPHHIAVYNYKQRSYRDLPLRIAEHAILHRYETSGSLTGLERVRMMQLTDSHIFLRHDQLKEEFKRCFKLISEVLTTLNITVDYYSLSLRDPVNKEKYYDDDQMWNHAEQMLQEALDDLKIPYVPMVGEAAFYGPKLDVQIKTALNHEITVSTLQFDFLLPQKFKLSYIDSNGAKAMPVMLHRGLIGTYERFIAILLEQTKGVLPFWLAPKQIVLMPVNNEHHLGYAEELQQQFKKLKLRTNIDDRDERLSYKIREAQVAKIPYQIVIGDQERDQKLITYRAYGQEEQTTVSFDEFIVLVNDQIINKK; via the coding sequence ATGATTAAAATTACTTTACCTGATGGTCAAGTTCGTGAACTATCAGCACCACAAACAATTCAAGCAGTTGCAACTAGTATTGCTCCGAGCTTAGGGAAAACAGCATTAGGAGGAGTCTTTGCAAACAAAGTTTGTAGCTTAGATTATCTTATGACAACAGATGGAACATTAGAAATTATTACTGATAAATCACCATTAGCATTATCAATTATTAATTATACAGCAAGCTTAATAACTGCAAAAGCAATTACTAATTTATACCCAACTGCCCAAATTGCTCAAATTGCTTACCAAGATGATACTTTTTTTGTGGATATTGATGTTGAACCACATCTAAAAGAAACTGATATTAGTGCTGTTGAAGCAGAAATGACAAAATTAATTAATGGTAATATCCCAATTAACCCTGTTTATGGGTCAACAGCGGAAGCAAAAAAGTGATATCAAAATAATGAATATTTATTAGCAACTATGGCTGAACAACCTGTCGATAACCAATCTGCTTATTTTGTTGCAGAACAATTATATCTTCCCAATAATTATCCAGTTATTTCTGCTAAAAATATTAAGGTTTTTAAATTATGAACATTAGCTGGAGCATATTGACAAGATGATGCGAAGAATAAGATGTTACAACGAATTACTGGTGGTGCACATTTTTCTCGTGAATTATTTGAACAATTAATGCTAACTTATCAAGAACGAAAAGAACGTGATCATCGGAAAATTGGGAAAGACCTTGAAATTTTTACATTTGACCAGTTAGTTGGACCAGGGTTACCAATTTGATTGCCAAATGGAATGGCCTTAAAAAAAGTGTTACAAGAATATATCCGTGATAAAGAATGAGAATATGATTTTATTGAAGTTGATACACCGGTTATTGGGACAAGTGAAATGTATAAAATTTCTGGCCATTGAGATCATTATCAAGAAAATATGTTTGCGCCAATGGCACAAGATAATGAAATTAGTGTTTTACGACCAATGGCTTGTCCCCATCATATTGCTGTTTATAATTACAAGCAACGTAGTTATCGTGACTTGCCACTTCGAATTGCCGAACATGCAATTTTACACCGTTATGAAACATCAGGAAGTTTAACAGGACTAGAACGGGTTCGCATGATGCAATTAACTGATTCTCATATTTTTCTTCGTCATGACCAGTTAAAAGAAGAATTTAAGCGTTGTTTTAAGTTAATTAGTGAAGTTTTAACAACTTTAAATATTACTGTTGATTATTACTCCTTATCATTACGTGACCCAGTTAATAAGGAAAAATATTATGATGATGATCAAATGTGAAATCATGCTGAACAAATGCTGCAAGAAGCGCTGGATGATTTAAAAATTCCATATGTGCCAATGGTTGGTGAAGCTGCTTTTTATGGACCAAAATTAGATGTTCAAATTAAAACTGCTTTAAACCATGAAATTACGGTTTCAACACTCCAATTTGATTTTTTATTACCGCAAAAGTTTAAGTTAAGTTATATTGACTCAAATGGTGCAAAAGCAATGCCAGTAATGTTACATCGTGGTTTGATTGGAACGTATGAACGATTTATTGCAATTTTATTAGAACAAACAAAAGGGGTATTACCATTTTGATTAGCCCCAAAACAAATTGTTTTAATGCCAGTTAATAATGAACACCACTTAGGATATGCTGAAGAACTACAACAGCAATTTAAAAAACTAAAATTACGAACAAACATTGATGATCGTGATGAACGATTAAGTTATAAAATTCGAGAAGCACAAGTGGCAAAAATCCCATATCAAATTGTGATTGGGGATCAAGAACGTGATCAAAAATTAATTACATATCGTGCTTATGGCCAAGAAGAACAAACAACTGTTAGTTTTGATGAGTTTATTGTTTTAGTTAACGACCAAATCATTAATAAAAAATAA
- the pyk gene encoding pyruvate kinase: MDNFNINEKMKRTKIITTIGPSTHSAGAIEELFKVGMNTIRLNFSHGDHEEQGARIVWAKEVSAKIGKPISVLLDTKGPEIRVGIMKDGKQEIIAGATVTIYSLPNEYQTREGTGTEMTVSYDMSQDLKVGDVVLVDDGKLQLNVTAVKPGLIETKAFNHHIVKTNKRINLPGVDFTLPFLAEKDINDIKFGVEQGIDYIAASFVNTAANINEIRKLLKECDAEHIQIIAKIESQIGINNIDEIIAAADGIMVARGDLGLEIPYYDVPYWEKIIIRKCREAGKIVIVATQMLETMTENPSPTRAEVTDVYFATELGSDATMLSGESANGDYPFITVGTMALINKRAEHEFYSKLYYGKQLEDATRSTSGPRAEIAKKLANKAKDGKYEYAVVVSNTGELLKTISKFRPNIIILGVTPIPELYTAFGAWHSIFMNKVDNYDDFKTNDKAICEVAKKWGAKIGSTILFARNEEIKEITIK; this comes from the coding sequence ATGGATAACTTTAATATTAATGAAAAAATGAAACGAACAAAGATTATAACAACAATCGGGCCAAGTACGCATTCAGCGGGGGCGATTGAAGAATTGTTCAAAGTGGGAATGAATACGATTCGGTTAAACTTTTCACATGGAGATCATGAAGAACAAGGGGCACGAATTGTTTGAGCAAAAGAAGTTAGTGCAAAAATTGGAAAACCAATTTCAGTTTTATTAGATACAAAGGGACCAGAAATTCGGGTTGGAATAATGAAAGATGGGAAGCAAGAAATTATTGCTGGTGCAACAGTAACAATTTATTCGTTGCCAAATGAATATCAAACTCGTGAGGGAACGGGAACTGAAATGACAGTTTCTTATGATATGTCCCAAGATTTAAAAGTTGGAGATGTTGTGTTAGTTGATGATGGGAAATTACAACTAAATGTGACAGCGGTAAAACCAGGATTAATTGAAACAAAAGCATTTAATCATCACATTGTTAAAACAAACAAAAGAATTAATTTACCGGGGGTTGATTTTACCTTACCGTTTTTAGCTGAAAAAGATATTAATGATATTAAATTTGGGGTTGAACAAGGGATTGATTATATTGCTGCTTCATTTGTTAATACAGCGGCAAATATCAACGAAATTCGAAAATTATTAAAAGAGTGTGATGCTGAGCATATTCAAATTATTGCTAAAATTGAATCACAAATTGGAATTAATAATATTGATGAAATTATTGCTGCAGCAGACGGAATTATGGTGGCACGGGGAGACTTAGGATTAGAGATTCCTTATTATGATGTTCCATATTGAGAAAAAATCATTATTCGTAAATGTCGAGAAGCAGGAAAAATTGTGATTGTGGCAACGCAAATGTTAGAAACAATGACGGAAAATCCTTCACCAACAAGAGCAGAAGTAACTGATGTTTACTTTGCAACAGAATTAGGGTCTGACGCAACAATGTTATCAGGAGAATCAGCAAATGGTGATTATCCCTTTATTACTGTTGGGACAATGGCGTTAATTAACAAACGTGCCGAACATGAATTTTATTCAAAATTATACTATGGTAAACAATTAGAAGATGCAACCCGCTCAACATCAGGACCACGGGCTGAAATTGCAAAAAAATTAGCAAATAAAGCTAAAGATGGTAAATATGAATATGCGGTGGTTGTTTCAAATACGGGGGAATTATTGAAAACAATTTCAAAATTCCGTCCTAATATTATAATTTTAGGGGTTACGCCAATTCCGGAGTTATATACGGCCTTTGGAGCCTGACATTCAATTTTTATGAACAAAGTTGATAATTATGATGATTTTAAAACTAACGATAAGGCAATTTGTGAAGTTGCAAAAAAATGAGGAGCAAAAATTGGTTCAACAATCCTATTTGCTCGTAATGAAGAAATTAAAGAAATTACAATTAAATAA